In Candidatus Epulonipiscium viviparus, one DNA window encodes the following:
- the rplF gene encoding 50S ribosomal protein L6: protein MSRIGRMPIEVPAGTTVTLGDENLVTVKGPKGTLEKSFDKAMNISIEDNHVIVKRPNDLKRNRALHGLTRSLIFNMVTGVTAGYTKELEINGVGYRAQKQGKKLVLSLGYSHPVEMQDPEGITTTIEGNKIIVAGINKEHVGQFAAEIRIKRPPEPYKGKGIKYVNEVIRRKEGKTGKK, encoded by the coding sequence ATGTCACGTATTGGTAGAATGCCAATAGAAGTTCCAGCGGGAACTACAGTTACTCTTGGAGATGAAAATCTGGTTACTGTTAAAGGTCCAAAAGGAACACTAGAAAAGTCTTTTGATAAGGCGATGAATATTTCAATAGAAGATAATCATGTGATAGTTAAAAGACCAAATGATTTAAAAAGAAATAGAGCTTTACATGGTTTAACTAGAAGCTTAATTTTTAATATGGTAACCGGAGTAACTGCTGGATATACTAAAGAATTAGAAATTAACGGTGTTGGATATAGAGCTCAAAAGCAAGGTAAGAAATTAGTTTTATCTTTAGGATATTCTCATCCAGTTGAAATGCAAGACCCAGAGGGAATTACAACAACTATTGAGGGGAATAAGATTATTGTTGCAGGTATAAATAAAGAACACGTTGGTCAGTTTGCGGCTGAGATCAGAATTAAACGTCCACCAGAGCCATATAAAGGCAAAGGTATTAAGTATGTTAATGAGGTTATAAGACGTAAAGAAGGTAAAACTGGTAAAAAATAA
- the rplR gene encoding 50S ribosomal protein L18 encodes MVHKESRTAIREKKHKKVRNKISGTSNKPRLSVFRSEKHIYAQVIDDVKGITIASASSIAKEQKLEKGADIEAAKKVGSLIAKNAMAKGVNEVVFDRGGFVYHGRVKALADAAREAGLQF; translated from the coding sequence ATGGTACACAAAGAATCACGTACTGCTATTCGCGAGAAAAAACACAAAAAAGTTCGTAACAAAATTTCGGGCACTAGCAATAAGCCAAGACTTTCTGTGTTTAGAAGCGAAAAGCATATATATGCTCAGGTTATTGATGATGTTAAAGGCATAACTATTGCTTCTGCGTCGAGTATTGCTAAAGAGCAAAAATTGGAAAAAGGTGCGGATATAGAAGCTGCTAAAAAAGTTGGTAGTTTAATTGCAAAAAATGCTATGGCAAAAGGCGTTAATGAAGTGGTATTTGACCGCGGTGGATTTGTTTATCACGGACGTGTTAAGGCCCTAGCTGATGCTGCTAGAGAAGCAGGATTACAATTCTAA
- the rpsE gene encoding 30S ribosomal protein S5: MELEEKVVTIKRVTKVVKGGRTFRFSALVVVGDRNGHVGVGLGKAMEIPDAIKKGIEDAKKNLIFIERNDVDSIYHPLVGDFGGASVLLKPAFEGTGVIAGGPARAVLELAGIRNIRTKSLGSNNKKNVVHATIEGLAALKTPNQVAKLRGKTVEEILG; encoded by the coding sequence ATGGAACTTGAAGAAAAAGTTGTTACTATTAAGAGAGTAACAAAAGTTGTTAAGGGCGGACGTACTTTTCGTTTTTCAGCTTTAGTAGTTGTTGGAGATAGAAATGGTCATGTTGGCGTAGGATTAGGCAAGGCTATGGAAATTCCTGATGCTATTAAAAAAGGAATAGAAGATGCTAAGAAAAACCTGATTTTTATCGAAAGAAATGATGTAGACAGTATTTACCATCCTCTTGTGGGAGATTTTGGTGGAGCTAGCGTTTTATTGAAGCCAGCCTTTGAAGGAACAGGAGTTATTGCAGGAGGTCCTGCACGTGCGGTGCTTGAGCTTGCTGGAATTAGAAATATTAGAACAAAATCTTTGGGTTCTAACAATAAGAAAAATGTAGTTCATGCGACTATCGAAGGGCTTGCAGCTCTTAAAACACCAAATCAGGTTGCTAAATTACGTGGAAAAACTGTTGAAGAGATTTTGGGTTAG
- the rpmD gene encoding 50S ribosomal protein L30, which produces MAKIKITLIKSTIGAIPKHKKTVEALGLRKLNSFNIHQDNAAVRGMARQVSHLVKVEEVNE; this is translated from the coding sequence ATGGCAAAGATTAAAATAACTCTTATTAAATCTACTATAGGCGCTATTCCGAAACACAAAAAAACAGTAGAGGCTCTTGGGCTTCGCAAGTTAAACAGTTTTAATATTCACCAAGACAATGCTGCAGTTCGTGGAATGGCAAGACAAGTTAGCCATCTAGTAAAAGTAGAAGAAGTTAATGAATAG
- the rplO gene encoding 50S ribosomal protein L15, producing the protein MDLSSLKPCEGAKKEPFRVGRGHGSGNGKFAGRGRDGQNSRTGGGVRPGFEGGQMPLYRRIPKRGFTNRNSKDIVGINVELLNRFEDGADITVAAMKEAGIVKNPRDGVKILAKGELVKKLNVTANAFSEGAKQKIEALGGKVEVM; encoded by the coding sequence ATGGATTTATCTAGTTTAAAACCATGTGAAGGCGCTAAGAAAGAACCTTTCCGCGTTGGTCGTGGACATGGTTCTGGAAACGGTAAATTTGCTGGGCGTGGTCGCGATGGTCAAAACTCTAGAACTGGCGGTGGCGTAAGACCTGGTTTCGAAGGAGGTCAGATGCCTTTATACAGACGTATTCCTAAGCGTGGATTTACTAATAGAAATTCTAAGGATATAGTGGGAATTAATGTAGAGCTTCTAAATCGTTTTGAAGATGGAGCAGATATTACTGTAGCTGCTATGAAAGAAGCAGGAATCGTTAAAAATCCTAGAGATGGCGTAAAAATTCTTGCAAAAGGTGAGTTAGTTAAAAAATTAAATGTTACCGCTAATGCTTTTAGCGAGGGGGCAAAGCAAAAGATTGAAGCTTTGGGTGGCAAAGTCGAGGTGATGTAG
- the secY gene encoding preprotein translocase subunit SecY — protein MFKTLRTAWKVPDLRKRIMFTFWMMALLRIGAIIPAPGVNPTAIEEMLANIGDNNLLGLINVFTGGGFSTMAIFAFGVGPYITSSIIIQLLTIAFTKLEEISKEGEDGRKRINRITRYLTLVIATMQGGATTLLLYNQNILLAQTPLYFCLTLLSFVAGSLLVMWIGEQMGVKGVGNGISLIIFVNIVSTLPQTVTTLRSTDIPIAVIAVALIVIMIGFAVLMSLGERRVPVQYAKRMSGRKMYGGQTQNIPIKVNLAGVLPVIFAMSLIQFPEIVTNIFIKNPSESWLMVIDNLRWTTPIGGTIYVVLIFAFAFFYSSIAFNPVDIAANMKKSGGFIPGIRPGKPTSDYLSKIATHVTLMGAIFLSILALTPVLFQVFLNLPIAFAGTSLLIVVGVALETVKGIESQTLMRSYKGFL, from the coding sequence GTGTTTAAAACTCTTAGGACGGCTTGGAAAGTACCAGATCTGAGAAAAAGAATAATGTTTACTTTTTGGATGATGGCTTTGCTTAGAATAGGAGCAATTATCCCCGCCCCGGGGGTAAATCCAACAGCAATTGAAGAAATGTTGGCTAATATTGGAGATAACAATCTACTAGGACTGATAAATGTCTTTACTGGTGGCGGGTTTTCCACTATGGCTATTTTTGCATTTGGTGTTGGGCCATATATCACATCGTCAATCATTATTCAACTCTTAACAATTGCATTTACTAAGTTAGAGGAAATATCTAAGGAAGGTGAAGACGGTAGAAAACGGATTAATAGAATAACGCGGTATTTAACGCTGGTTATTGCAACTATGCAAGGTGGAGCTACAACTCTTTTGCTCTATAATCAAAATATTTTATTGGCGCAGACGCCACTTTACTTTTGCTTAACGTTACTTTCATTTGTTGCTGGTTCATTGTTAGTTATGTGGATTGGAGAACAGATGGGTGTAAAAGGTGTTGGAAACGGGATTTCTTTGATAATCTTTGTTAATATTGTGTCAACGTTACCACAAACCGTAACCACACTGAGAAGTACAGATATACCAATTGCAGTTATAGCAGTCGCATTAATTGTAATCATGATAGGTTTTGCAGTTTTAATGTCTCTTGGAGAACGTAGAGTCCCTGTACAATATGCTAAGAGGATGTCTGGAAGAAAAATGTATGGTGGGCAAACTCAAAATATCCCTATTAAAGTAAATTTAGCTGGGGTATTACCTGTGATTTTTGCCATGTCACTCATTCAATTTCCAGAGATAGTCACCAATATATTTATAAAAAACCCATCTGAAAGTTGGCTTATGGTAATAGATAATCTTAGATGGACTACTCCTATAGGTGGAACTATATATGTAGTATTAATTTTTGCATTTGCTTTCTTTTATTCTTCGATTGCATTTAATCCAGTGGATATTGCAGCAAATATGAAAAAAAGTGGAGGATTTATTCCTGGAATTAGACCTGGTAAACCAACCTCGGATTACCTTTCAAAAATAGCGACTCATGTTACACTAATGGGTGCAATTTTTCTATCAATTCTAGCTTTAACACCTGTTCTTTTTCAAGTTTTTTTGAATTTACCAATCGCCTTTGCAGGCACCTCTTTATTAATCGTTGTAGGGGTTGCGTTGGAAACGGTCAAGGGAATAGAATCTCAAACACTTATGAGATCATATAAAGGATTTTTATAA
- a CDS encoding adenylate kinase: MRLILLGAPGAGKGTQAEMLTELFHIPIISTGNMFRAHLSQGTELGIKAKTYMDEGKLVPDELTIEIVKDRIVKDDCKNGIIFDGFPRTIAQAQALDDLLKELDITLDKVIDVEVPDEEIVTRMSGRTVCSGCGTPYHKQFKIEKVKGSCDNCNSELVQRNDDKEETVKKRLKIYHEQTQPLIDYYNAQGKLVEIDGIGSVSSINLRVKKALGVE, encoded by the coding sequence ATGAGACTAATTTTATTGGGAGCACCAGGAGCGGGTAAAGGAACACAAGCGGAGATGCTAACTGAGTTGTTTCATATTCCAATTATTTCCACAGGAAATATGTTTCGTGCTCATTTGTCACAAGGCACGGAGCTTGGAATAAAAGCTAAGACTTATATGGATGAAGGAAAACTTGTCCCTGATGAGTTAACTATTGAAATAGTAAAAGATAGAATTGTAAAAGATGATTGTAAAAATGGAATTATCTTTGATGGTTTTCCGCGTACAATTGCGCAGGCACAAGCGTTAGATGACCTATTAAAAGAGCTTGATATAACTCTTGACAAAGTGATTGATGTTGAAGTGCCTGATGAAGAAATTGTAACACGTATGTCAGGAAGAACAGTTTGCTCTGGATGTGGTACTCCATACCATAAGCAGTTTAAGATCGAGAAAGTGAAAGGCAGTTGTGATAACTGTAATTCCGAACTCGTTCAACGAAATGATGATAAAGAGGAAACTGTAAAGAAACGTTTGAAGATTTATCACGAACAGACCCAGCCATTAATTGATTATTATAACGCACAAGGTAAGCTTGTGGAAATTGATGGAATTGGCTCTGTTAGCTCAATTAATCTTCGGGTAAAAAAAGCGCTAGGAGTAGAGTAA
- the map gene encoding type I methionyl aminopeptidase: MAISIKTEKEIAIMGEAADILIEAHKYIAKHMNVGITTRELNELADKFIRSYNAVPSFKGLYGYPASACISINEEVVHGLPTERKLKNGDIVSVDMGVFYKGYHSDAARTHAIGNVAPEVLELMKVTKQSFFEAMKFARSGCHLGQISQTIQDYCESHGYGVVRDLVGHGIGKKVHEDPQVPNYKPKGRGVLLEPGMALAIEPMINLGTWQVYVKNDDWTYVTRDGLPSAHYENTIIITENEPLILTLEPEER, translated from the coding sequence ATGGCAATATCCATAAAAACCGAAAAAGAGATAGCAATTATGGGAGAGGCAGCTGACATTTTAATAGAAGCTCATAAATATATAGCTAAACATATGAATGTTGGAATAACTACACGAGAACTAAATGAGTTAGCAGATAAATTTATCCGATCCTATAATGCTGTTCCATCTTTTAAGGGGTTATACGGATACCCAGCATCTGCTTGTATTTCAATTAACGAAGAAGTGGTGCACGGTTTGCCAACTGAGCGCAAATTAAAAAATGGAGATATTGTCAGTGTTGATATGGGAGTCTTTTATAAGGGCTATCATTCTGATGCGGCAAGAACTCATGCAATAGGAAATGTAGCTCCAGAAGTTTTAGAGCTTATGAAAGTTACCAAACAAAGCTTCTTTGAGGCTATGAAATTTGCTCGTTCGGGATGTCATTTGGGGCAAATTTCACAGACAATACAGGATTATTGTGAGTCACATGGATATGGAGTTGTTAGGGACTTAGTTGGGCATGGAATCGGAAAAAAAGTTCATGAAGATCCTCAAGTTCCAAACTATAAACCCAAAGGCAGGGGAGTATTACTAGAACCTGGGATGGCTCTTGCTATTGAGCCTATGATAAATCTTGGAACTTGGCAGGTATATGTCAAAAATGATGATTGGACTTATGTAACTCGAGATGGACTGCCGTCTGCACACTATGAAAATACTATTATAATTACAGAAAATGAGCCTCTGATATTGACACTCGAACCGGAGGAGAGGTAA
- a CDS encoding KOW domain-containing RNA-binding protein, whose translation MTEKVKIGQLVYSKAGRDKTKPLVIIGIEDEYAFVADGKHRKVDAPKRKKMKHLQFTNTNFAIIKNRIVNGEIITDNVLWHTICEYLEGGL comes from the coding sequence ATGACTGAAAAAGTTAAAATAGGGCAACTTGTTTATTCAAAAGCGGGCAGAGATAAAACTAAGCCATTAGTAATTATAGGAATTGAAGACGAATATGCGTTTGTGGCAGATGGAAAACACCGAAAAGTTGATGCTCCCAAGCGAAAAAAAATGAAACATCTTCAATTTACTAATACTAATTTTGCTATTATAAAGAATAGAATAGTTAATGGTGAAATAATAACAGATAATGTTTTGTGGCACACAATTTGCGAGTATTTGGAAGGAGGTTTGTAA
- the infA gene encoding translation initiation factor IF-1 codes for MAKNDVIEVEGTILEKLPNAMFKVEIEGGHVVLGHISGKLRMNFIRVLPGDKVTVELSPYDLTKGRIIWRSK; via the coding sequence TTGGCTAAAAATGATGTAATAGAAGTAGAAGGAACGATACTTGAAAAATTGCCTAATGCAATGTTTAAAGTTGAAATCGAAGGTGGCCATGTCGTACTTGGTCATATATCTGGTAAACTTAGAATGAATTTTATAAGAGTTCTGCCAGGGGATAAAGTTACGGTTGAGCTTTCGCCGTATGATCTCACTAAAGGACGTATTATTTGGCGTTCTAAGTAG
- the rpmJ gene encoding 50S ribosomal protein L36 has translation MKVRPSVKKICEKCKVIKRKGRVCVICENPKHKQKQG, from the coding sequence ATGAAAGTGCGCCCATCTGTAAAAAAGATATGTGAAAAATGCAAGGTAATTAAAAGAAAAGGCCGAGTATGTGTTATTTGCGAAAATCCAAAACACAAGCAAAAACAAGGCTGA
- the rpsM gene encoding 30S ribosomal protein S13: protein MARIAGVDLPKNKRVEIGLTYIYGIGRPSSRKILEAVGIDFDTRVKDLTDEQADKIRAEIEKTMMVEGDLRREVALNIKRLVEIGSYRGIRHRRGLPVRGQKTKTNARTRKGPKKTVANKKK from the coding sequence ATGGCACGTATAGCAGGTGTTGACTTACCAAAAAATAAACGTGTTGAGATTGGACTAACTTATATTTATGGTATAGGCAGACCAAGTTCAAGAAAAATTTTAGAAGCAGTTGGGATAGACTTTGATACTAGAGTTAAAGACTTAACTGACGAACAAGCAGATAAAATAAGAGCGGAAATTGAAAAAACTATGATGGTTGAAGGTGACCTTCGTCGTGAAGTTGCTCTTAATATTAAACGACTTGTTGAGATTGGTTCTTATAGAGGAATTCGTCATAGACGTGGACTTCCAGTTCGTGGTCAAAAGACAAAAACTAATGCAAGAACAAGAAAAGGCCCTAAGAAAACTGTGGCTAATAAGAAAAAATAG
- the rpsK gene encoding 30S ribosomal protein S11 has product MAAVKKNAKKSTNKRRRDRKNVEKGMAHIQSTFNNTMVTLTDANGNALSWASAGGLGFRGSRKSTPYAAQMAAETAAAAAMEYGLKQVEVMVKGPGSGREAAIRALQAAGLEVTLIKDVTPVPHNGCRPPKRRRV; this is encoded by the coding sequence ATGGCGGCAGTAAAGAAAAATGCCAAAAAGTCTACTAATAAAAGACGTCGTGACAGAAAAAATGTTGAGAAAGGAATGGCTCATATCCAGTCAACATTTAATAACACAATGGTTACCCTAACAGATGCAAACGGAAACGCTCTTTCATGGGCAAGTGCTGGTGGACTTGGTTTTCGTGGTTCTAGAAAATCTACACCATATGCAGCGCAAATGGCGGCTGAAACAGCGGCAGCGGCAGCTATGGAATATGGTTTGAAACAAGTTGAAGTTATGGTAAAAGGACCTGGCTCGGGAAGAGAAGCGGCAATTCGTGCTCTTCAAGCGGCGGGTCTTGAGGTTACTTTGATTAAAGATGTAACACCTGTTCCACACAATGGCTGTAGACCACCTAAGAGAAGAAGAGTATAA
- a CDS encoding DNA-directed RNA polymerase subunit alpha, with amino-acid sequence MLEFEKPSIEIKALSEDGKYGCFVIEPLERGYGMTLGNGLRRILLSTLPGSAVSNVKFEGVLHEFSTIPGVKEDVLEIILNLKGLCIRDSSATQEPKIAYIEVTGEGVVTAEDIKCPLGVEILNPEMYIATLDGDKNTKLYAELTITNGRGYEGISKLKKSELLIGVIPVDASYTPVERVNFKVEDTRVGQQTDFDRLTLEVFTKGTIRPDEAISLAAKVLSEHLSIFIDLSEHAKRAEIMITKEDDTKEKTLEMTIEELDLSVRSFNCLKRAGINNVQDLTNKTEEEMMKVRNLGRKSLEEVFKKLEDLGLSLRPTEE; translated from the coding sequence GTGTTGGAATTTGAAAAACCCAGTATTGAAATAAAAGCCTTATCAGAGGATGGTAAGTATGGTTGCTTTGTAATTGAACCGCTTGAGAGAGGTTATGGGATGACCTTAGGAAATGGACTAAGAAGAATTTTATTATCTACGTTACCTGGTTCTGCAGTAAGCAATGTTAAATTTGAAGGAGTATTGCATGAGTTTAGTACTATACCCGGTGTTAAAGAAGATGTATTAGAAATAATCTTAAATCTTAAAGGACTGTGTATTAGAGATTCGAGCGCTACTCAAGAACCTAAGATAGCATATATAGAGGTAACTGGAGAAGGTGTAGTTACAGCAGAGGATATAAAATGCCCTTTGGGTGTTGAAATTTTAAATCCTGAAATGTATATAGCAACTTTAGATGGAGATAAAAATACTAAATTATATGCAGAACTTACAATTACAAATGGACGTGGATATGAAGGCATAAGTAAATTAAAAAAGTCTGAACTTCTTATTGGAGTAATTCCTGTAGATGCAAGTTACACTCCTGTTGAAAGAGTCAATTTTAAAGTGGAAGACACCCGTGTAGGACAACAAACAGATTTCGATAGACTTACTCTTGAAGTTTTTACAAAAGGTACTATTCGTCCAGATGAGGCGATAAGTCTTGCGGCAAAAGTTTTGAGTGAGCATTTAAGTATTTTTATCGATTTATCTGAGCATGCTAAGCGTGCAGAAATTATGATTACAAAAGAAGATGATACCAAAGAGAAAACATTAGAGATGACAATTGAAGAGTTGGACTTGTCGGTTAGATCATTTAACTGTTTAAAACGAGCTGGAATCAATAATGTTCAGGATCTTACTAATAAGACTGAAGAAGAAATGATGAAAGTGCGTAATCTTGGACGTAAATCTTTGGAAGAAGTCTTTAAGAAATTGGAAGATTTAGGTCTGTCTTTGAGACCTACTGAAGAGTAA
- a CDS encoding bL17 family ribosomal protein, producing MSQRKLGRYASARKALLRNQVTNLIYHGKIKTTEAKAKEIRKIAEKIIAMGVREHNNYEEITVTAKVPKKDADGRRVKIKEEGKKTEIVFEEVQKTIKKDSPSRLHARRQMLKVLYPVTEVSKMKKRKAVKVDLVDKVFSEIAPKYIDRNGGYTRITKLGARKGDAAPEVIIELI from the coding sequence ATGTCACAAAGAAAATTAGGACGTTATGCATCTGCTAGAAAAGCTTTACTTCGCAATCAAGTAACCAATCTAATCTATCATGGAAAGATTAAAACTACAGAAGCCAAAGCAAAAGAAATTCGAAAAATTGCAGAAAAGATTATTGCTATGGGCGTTCGTGAACACAATAACTATGAAGAAATTACTGTAACTGCAAAAGTCCCTAAAAAAGATGCAGATGGCAGACGTGTAAAAATTAAGGAAGAAGGCAAGAAAACTGAGATCGTTTTCGAAGAAGTTCAAAAAACTATTAAAAAAGATAGCCCTTCAAGACTTCATGCCAGAAGACAAATGTTAAAAGTTTTATACCCTGTAACAGAAGTTTCAAAAATGAAAAAGCGCAAAGCTGTAAAGGTTGATTTAGTGGATAAAGTTTTTAGTGAGATTGCTCCTAAATACATTGATAGAAATGGTGGATACACAAGAATCACTAAATTAGGTGCCAGAAAAGGCGATGCGGCTCCTGAAGTTATTATAGAATTAATTTAA
- a CDS encoding ABC transporter ATP-binding protein, giving the protein MAGLSLKNIYKVYPNGFTAVKDFSLEIADKEFVIFVGPSGCGKSTTLRMIAGLEEISEGELYIGTKQCNDVAPKDRDIAMVFQNYALYPHMTVYDNMAFGLKLRKTPKAEIDKRVREAARILDIEACLDRKPKALSGGQRQRVAMGRAIVREPKVFLMDEPLSNLDAKLRVQMRTEISKLHQKLQTTFIYVTHDQVEAMTLGTRIVVMKDGIIKQVDTPGILYSKPNNLFVAGFIGSPQMNFIETVVSKDGDNYVLTFGKSSLVLPESKVAKLEPYIEKTIMLGIRPEHTADLDTVAEYEIDKYSEVKAQVEVTEQLGSETFLYMVCEGINMTGRVDPSCKAEPGSTVRLGFDKEKIHLFDIETELTITN; this is encoded by the coding sequence ATGGCAGGATTAAGTTTAAAGAATATTTATAAAGTGTATCCAAATGGATTCACAGCAGTTAAGGATTTCAGTCTCGAAATAGCAGATAAAGAGTTTGTTATTTTTGTAGGCCCATCTGGATGTGGAAAATCAACTACACTTCGTATGATTGCAGGCCTTGAAGAGATTTCAGAAGGTGAATTATACATTGGAACCAAGCAATGTAACGATGTTGCTCCTAAAGATAGAGATATTGCAATGGTTTTCCAAAACTATGCTCTTTACCCTCACATGACTGTTTATGATAATATGGCATTTGGTCTTAAACTTAGAAAAACTCCAAAAGCCGAAATTGATAAACGCGTTCGTGAGGCTGCTAGAATTCTTGATATCGAAGCATGCTTAGACAGAAAGCCAAAAGCTCTTTCTGGTGGACAAAGACAAAGGGTTGCAATGGGTCGTGCAATTGTTCGTGAGCCAAAAGTATTCCTTATGGACGAACCTTTGTCAAACCTAGATGCAAAGCTTCGTGTTCAGATGAGAACTGAAATTTCTAAGCTTCACCAAAAACTTCAAACCACCTTTATTTACGTTACACACGACCAGGTAGAGGCTATGACATTAGGTACTCGCATCGTCGTTATGAAAGATGGTATTATTAAACAAGTAGATACTCCGGGCATACTTTATTCTAAGCCAAACAACCTTTTCGTTGCTGGATTCATTGGATCTCCTCAAATGAACTTTATCGAAACAGTTGTTAGTAAAGACGGCGACAACTATGTATTAACTTTTGGAAAATCTTCATTAGTTCTTCCAGAAAGCAAAGTTGCTAAACTTGAGCCATATATCGAAAAAACTATAATGTTAGGCATCAGACCAGAGCACACTGCAGACTTGGATACTGTTGCTGAGTATGAGATTGATAAATATTCAGAAGTTAAAGCACAAGTCGAAGTTACCGAGCAATTGGGTTCTGAAACCTTCCTATATATGGTTTGTGAGGGTATAAATATGACTGGTAGAGTTGATCCTTCTTGTAAGGCAGAACCAGGCAGCACTGTTAGACTTGGTTTTGATAAAGAAAAAATTCACTTATTTGATATTGAAACTGAATTAACAATCACAAACTAA
- a CDS encoding WecB/TagA/CpsF family glycosyltransferase has protein sequence MRKQLNILNVLVDNITMQQAVFAANQFLTKSNRLRLICTPNPEIIMRAKQDKELLAILNSADMVIPDGIGVVIASKILTKNGLRERVAGYDLVQNLMKEGNNRFYFLGGEAGVAKSAARNMKSKYPNMDVVGYCDGYFQPENERSIIRDINASEANILLVGLGSPKQEVFINKHRKRLKNIKVAIGVGGSFDVMAGKVKRAPKIFRQLGLEWFYRLVKEPSRAKRMLKLPVFLFEVIYCKLTINP, from the coding sequence ATGAGAAAACAGCTCAATATACTAAATGTATTAGTGGATAATATTACAATGCAGCAAGCTGTCTTTGCTGCCAACCAATTTCTTACAAAGTCTAATCGCTTGCGTTTAATATGTACTCCAAATCCAGAAATCATAATGCGTGCAAAACAAGACAAAGAACTATTAGCAATTCTAAATTCTGCCGATATGGTAATTCCTGATGGGATAGGAGTTGTCATTGCATCCAAGATTTTAACAAAGAACGGTTTACGCGAGCGCGTTGCGGGCTATGACTTGGTACAAAATCTTATGAAAGAAGGCAATAACAGATTTTACTTTTTGGGTGGCGAAGCAGGAGTAGCCAAATCTGCGGCCCGCAACATGAAGAGCAAATATCCTAATATGGATGTAGTTGGTTATTGTGATGGCTATTTTCAACCCGAAAATGAACGATCTATTATTAGGGATATCAACGCATCTGAGGCAAACATTCTACTTGTCGGCCTTGGCTCACCAAAGCAAGAAGTCTTTATAAATAAGCATCGAAAACGGCTTAAAAATATTAAAGTGGCTATAGGCGTTGGTGGAAGCTTTGATGTTATGGCAGGCAAAGTAAAGAGAGCACCCAAAATTTTTAGACAACTAGGGTTAGAATGGTTTTATAGATTAGTTAAGGAGCCTTCGCGAGCAAAGCGAATGCTAAAACTTCCTGTTTTTTTATTTGAAGTTATATATTGTAAGCTAACTATCAATCCCTAG